The Haloterrigena turkmenica DSM 5511 genome includes the window ATCAGAAGACGCCCGTTTTCACCCGGTTCTCGACGGTCGTCGGCTCGAGAGGGTCGCCCGACACGGTTCGGGACGTCCGCGGGTTCGCGACCAAGTTCTACACCGAGGAGGGGAACTGGGATCTCGTCGGGAACAACATTCCGGTCTTCTTCATCCAGGACGCGATGGAGTTCCCCGATCTGGTCCACGCGATCAAGCCCGAGCCCGACGACGGGGTTCCTCAGGCCTCAGCGGCCCACGATACCTTCTGGGACTTCGCCTCCCTCAAGCCCGAGGTCACCCACATGATTATGTGGGTGCTGTCGGGACGAGCCCTGCCCCGCGCCTACCGCATGATGCAGGGCTTCGGCGTCCACACGTTCCGGCTGGTCAACGACGAGGGCGACGCGCGGTTCGTCAAGTTCCACTGGACGCCGGCACTCGACACCAGCCAACTCGTCTGGGACGAGACCCAGAAGATCGCCGGCAAGAACCCCGACTTCAACCGAATGGACCTCTACGACGTCATCGAGGCGGGCCACGAACTCGAGTGGGAGCTGGGCGTCCAGATCTTCGACGAGGAGGACGCCGCCGAGTTCGACTTCGACGTCCTCGACCCGACCAAGATCGTCCCCGAGAGCGAGGTTCCGGTGCGTCCGATCGGGAAGATGGTCCTCAACGAGACGCCGGGCAACTTCTTCGCGGAGGTCGAACAGGTCGCGTTCCACCCGGGGAACGTCGTGCCCGGAATCGACTTCTCGAACGATCCGCTCCTGCAGGGGCGGCTCTTCTCCTACCAGGACACCCAGCTCAACCGCTTCGGCAGCGCCAACTGGGACGAGATCCCGATCAACCGACCCGTCACCGAGCGACACAACAACCAGCGGGCCGGCTTCATGCGCCAGGAGATCAACGAGGGGAAGGCCTCCTACAAGCCCAACTCGATCGGCGACGACGATCCTCAGGAGGTCCCCGAAGGTGAGGGCGGGTACGAACACCACGCCGAGAAGATCAACGGGAAGAAGATCCGCAACCGCTCGGAGAGTTTCCAGACCCACTTCGACCAGGCGCGGCTGTTCTGGAACAGCATGACCGAGCCCGAGAAGGAGAACATCATCGACGCCGCCCACTTCGAACTCGGGAAGGTCGACCGGGTGGAGATCCGCGAGCGGATGGTCTACGACCTGTTCAACAACGTCGACCACGAGTTCGCCGAGCGGGTCGCGGAGGGTATCGGCGTCGAGCCCCCCGAAG containing:
- a CDS encoding catalase yields the protein MSDDDSTPIERDEEQPQATDGGETDESRSDAESGQAGTSRDDDSDENSKQEQLDEVRENPEGERLTSDHGVKISDTDNSLKAGERGPTIMEDFHFREKMTQFDHESIPERVVHARGSGAHGYFQPYEDPDLGDEFDDIEELTKAKVLTDPDQKTPVFTRFSTVVGSRGSPDTVRDVRGFATKFYTEEGNWDLVGNNIPVFFIQDAMEFPDLVHAIKPEPDDGVPQASAAHDTFWDFASLKPEVTHMIMWVLSGRALPRAYRMMQGFGVHTFRLVNDEGDARFVKFHWTPALDTSQLVWDETQKIAGKNPDFNRMDLYDVIEAGHELEWELGVQIFDEEDAAEFDFDVLDPTKIVPESEVPVRPIGKMVLNETPGNFFAEVEQVAFHPGNVVPGIDFSNDPLLQGRLFSYQDTQLNRFGSANWDEIPINRPVTERHNNQRAGFMRQEINEGKASYKPNSIGDDDPQEVPEGEGGYEHHAEKINGKKIRNRSESFQTHFDQARLFWNSMTEPEKENIIDAAHFELGKVDRVEIRERMVYDLFNNVDHEFAERVAEGIGVEPPEEPGDEMPTHDREDSRLSIEERRDADSIETRKVAVLVDDGYDGEALETVKSTLEDEGARVKIVSKILGDKTSENGDMVEADESHVTTESVLFDALFVPGGEDSVDALVEQGDAKHFVAETFKHKKPIAAAGAGTELLEAVELPDVEIADDGETITSDGVVTGQGDDLEEFAEAFVDAIAEHRHWERSPKEVPA